The nucleotide sequence TATGGAGCCGATAAGGAAATTGTCAATTGTCGTGTAGTGGGGTTGGGATAAACCGTCAGTAAGACATCATCCGGTTCCGGCTCGGCCGCCAAAATCGCCAGATACACTTCTTCTGAAATAGCTTCGCCACATCCATTAACGCTGCCTCGCACGGAGTATCGCCCTGTCTGTACAACGGTATAAGTGGGGTTAATGGCCCCCGCAATAGGCAATCCATTGAGCAACCATTGAACCCCCGATGTGGCGTTTGAGGTTAGCGTAAAGTTATTAACACTAATGAGCGGAGTGAGCGCTGTACGAACGGCCACTGGAACGGTTGCTGACAGCACAGGTAAACACGAGTTGGCAACCTGCACTGCATAACTACCCGATGTGCTGATGGACAGCGTACTGCTGGTTGCTCCACTGATGGTCTGCCCATCCCGGAACCACTGGTAGGACAGTCCAGTACCGGTGTTCGCCCGAAGCGTTAAGCTGCTGCCCTGGCAGACGCTGGTTGAGCCATCAGGCGTAATTGTAGCGGTAGCCGCTGTTCCAGCCGTTGGGGCAACGGCCGTACGTTGAGGGCCAGGACAGTCGAGTGACCGGACTTTAAGGTTGTAGAAATAATACCAGGCTGTCCTGAGCGTGTCGGTGGTCGTACCATTATTGAACAGTGACCCTTTTATTGACAGGACTGGCTGGCCCGTTTGTGTAGTCAGGCGGTAGGGAAAGCCTGTTACACCTGCGTTACTTCGGAAAATAGACGCTCCTTCGTCGTATTCAATCGTGATCTTATAGTCGCCAGCCTGAGGAATACGCAGGTTCAGGGCATAAACTGCGCCTGGATCATTGGGGTCATCCACTAGCTGACCGTTTGAGGTGGCTGTCAGACTCTGATTACGGGTCGGCGTTACATCCAGGGTCACGCTCGAGACGGCCGCATTATCATACTTCCGTACGGTAAACGTCAGCTTACCTGCGGTACCAATGTATAGCCGGGCACTCTCCAGTGTTAAAGGAACCAGCGTCGAAATGAGCGGAGCGGGACCAAAATTTCCGCTGTAGGAGCCTCCTCCAAAAACTTTTTTATCAACGGGGCCAACAGTGCCGGAGAACTCGTTCAGGACGGCGTAAAACTGACCTGTGGCGGGGAGGCTTCGCAGGGCAATCTGGTTGCCAGCTGCGAGCAGGTTGCCACCTGTTGGCGCATCATACCAAAAAGCGGTACCGCCCCCCGTGTTACGCAGTGAAATAGCCGTATCGCTGCCGCAACGAGTGGCTGAAAACAGCCCATTGGTTGGTGCCCCGGCTGTTGTACGAATTTCCGTCAAGGTGTTATTTGTACCGTTCTGGTCGCTGCCGAGGTTTGTCGTTATTGTAAACCGGTACGTTTGTCCGGCGGCCAGATTTATGCCCGTCGGTGTGTTTAGCGTCAATTGGCTTTCTCGAAAAGCCAGCAGCGTCGCTACGGTTCCGGTGAGGCTGGCTACTTCGGTATTGCTGACATCAGTCACTCGGACCGTTACGGGCACATTGTGCTGGTCGGCAGTACCATAGTTACGCAGCCGGACGGCTACCGTTATGGCGCTGCCCGTCTGCCCGCAGAAGTTGGCTTCGGGCGAAACAAGCGCCAGCGCGCCAACATCATTGGCTGTTTGGACCGCCTTTAGCAGAAAGTCCTGTGTTTGGCCAGTACTCACGCAGGCTGATACGTTGCCTGCGTTGGCGGCTTCCGTCAGAACGATACGAAGCGGAATCAACTGGCCGTTGCTGATGGAGGCTGGAACGGTTACGGCGCTTATAAACGGGGTCGGGTTTGCCAGCAGATTAGATGTAGTAACCGTTTCGTTGGCATCGTCGAAGTCGCCGTCCAGATTCCAGTCGGCAAACGCTTTAAGGTAAGCTGACTTCCAGGTGCCGCAGGTGGCTGGCGTGATCGTCAGCGGAATCTGTTGCCCAACCTGAATGGTTGTTACGGTTTGCGTAAAGTCGACGTAGGCCGTTGAACAGTCGGCGGGCCCCGGCTGATCAATGCCGCCAAACTGCACTCGGCTGATTTTAACGCCCCCCGTCGATGTTGCAGCCGATGAGCAGTAAGCTTTTCCGCCAATGCCGCTTATTAGCAACCCGTAATCCTGACTATTGCCACTCAACGTACCCTTGTGGGAAATGCTTAGGGTGTATGTCCGGCCCGGTACGGGGTTGTCAATGACGATTTGCTCAACGTTGTCGCGGATATTATCGCCCCGCGTGGCCGGATTAGCTGGATTGTTAGGGTCAAGAATCCAGGGCAACGTGGTCCGGGAGCCGTCGCTGACGCGGATGTCGAGGTCGTTTACAAGTTTAGGTGTCCGGTCGTTGAGCGTTGTCGCAGAAGGAACAGAAGCCGTAGCGGCCGGGTCAGTCCAGCAGATCGTAACAATGAGCGGTCCACGTCCTGAGGCTATCACTGGCAGGGTATACTTGTCGCCCTGATTGAGGGTGCGCTCGTCTAACAGGTGGCTCTGATCCGTATTCAGAATGACCCGCCCGGCTTTTTCATCGTTCAGAATACCCCAGCCATTCCGGTAATCCGGGCCGGGAGCGTTGCCCGCTTCGTCGGCCGTATGCAGGACCAGGCCTTTGAGTGTTGCGGAACGCAAATACCGGCCATTGTTACGCTGTGCAAACAGTTCTTGTAGCAACAGTACTGATCCCGCCACGTTGGGCGATGCCATGGATGTACCGCTGAGGGTAGCGTAAGCGTTGGCATTATCCGAACTGGTTGATAAGACATTGACGCCTACCCCTACAATATCGGGTTTGATGCGCCCATCGTCGGTGGGTCCCCAACTGCTGAAGTCGGCCAGATTGACATCGGATGGTTGATTGTACCCGCTGGATAGATTACTCACCGCGCCCACCGACAGAATATTTTTTGCCGTACCATACGTACTGATCTGGTCGTAGCCATCCTGGTTGTTGCGGGTCGCCGAACTATATACCCGCCGGTTAATTACGTAATGTAGTTGGCCGGGGCCGGGGCCATTCTCGCCGTGGTTATTCCCGGCTGATTTGACGATAAGATAATACGGGGCATTATGCGCAATGTCATCCCAGCTGCGGGCGTCGCTGTTGTAGAAGCCGAACTTATAATCTTCCGTTGCACTGACGGTGGTGTCGCCCCACCATTCCCATTTGACGGTTCCGGCGCGGCTATCGTTATAAACCCAGCCCGACTGCGCGCCGTAGGAATGGTTGGATACGAGCAAATTTGACGCGGCCGCCCCCATCTCAGCATCGTCGTTGGTAAAGTCGTAGGCCCGCAGATTTGTGCCGAAGGCCATGCCCTTTACCTGAGTGTTTACCCCGGCTGCCATTAAAATACCGGCTACATGCGTAGCATGAAGATCGAGTGTGCTTGAGTTATCTACTTGCGTTACCCGACTTCCTGCGTTGCCATTACTGAACTCGACATGCGTATTGAATACCTTACCGCCGTCCCAGATGGCAAGTTTGTCTTTTAAGGTGCTGCCCGAAAGCGAGAGGCCAAGACTGCCGCCCGCGTAAAGGGCCGACGTATGGGTACTTTGAGCCGCACGGGTGGTGCTGTGCGTTACGTCGTAGAGTAGCTCCCCCCGATTGTTGATGCCCCTAAGTTTCAATACGTTTCCATCGGGCCGGCGCTCACTGATCGGACGGTTCTGTCGAAGCGCTTCGGTAAGTGCCTGCTGGTAATTTTCGCTGCGATACTGCTGAATTGTTTGTAAAAGAGCCCCCTGTCGCGCCTGTTGCTGAGCGCTGTACTGAGGTAGTGGCTGGGCCGTTAGTTGGTTAGCTGCCAGCAAAATAGCCAGGCTGAACAGATACTGTAAATGTCGTTGCATGGAAGCAAAATCGGGCGGAGAAGGCCAGTAACGAAGGTACTTATTTAGTACGAGAAATGGAGGAGTTCCGTTGCGGGGAGGCCTGACAATCGGCACCTTTAAATCCGTTTTTAATCATAGGAGTAGCTGTTGGTTATTCGGGACGCATTTCTACAATAAAAGAGCTTCTTTACCGCTGATGGATTAAACCCTCGTCCGGCCTGGTTGTCAGACCCGTAAAGCTAAACAACTATGAATTTCTATGCCGAACCGCATTTCCGGGATGTAAGTCGGGTTCGTTATCTCCTGAACCGGGCTGCGTTTGGAGGAACTCCATCCGAATTAGCTAACCTAAGTCGACAACCGCTGCGGAAAGTTGTTCGTCAACTGCTGAACACGAATGCAGCAGTAACTAATCTGCAGGTAGTAGAACCGGAGGAGAACGTTTCTAAACGCCGGTTGAAGGGGATGATGCGCGCCGGGCAACTCGACCGGCAGGTGCTAAAGGAGCAAATTCGGCAGAACGCCGAACGGGTGCGTGACCTCAATCTGCAATGGCTCGACCGTATGGCCAGTGGCACCGGCGCATTACGTGAAAAGATGGCTTTGTTCTGGCATGGTCATTTTGCCTGTCGGACTATGGGCAAGAATCCGCTTTTTATGCAACAGTACGCCAATACGCTGCGGCAGCACGCTCTGGGTCGTTTCGGCGATCTGTTGATGGCGGTTTCCCAAGAGCCGGCCATGCTGCAGTTTCTGAATAACCAGCAGAATCGTAAGAATGCACCAAACGAGAATTTCGCCCGTGAGGTGATGGAACTGTTTACGCTCGGTCGCGGCAATTATTCCGAGCAGGATATTAAGGAAGCGGCCCGGGCGTTTACGGGCTGGCAGTTTACGCCCGAAGGCCAGTTCGTATTTCATGAGCGCGTACACGACGAAGGCGAAAAAACGATTTTTAGTAAAACCGGTGCCTTCAAAGGCGAAGATGTAATCGCCATGCTGCTTGAAAACTCGCAGACGGCGCGGTTTATCACCCGGAAAATTTACCGCTTTTTCGTCAATGAAACCGAAGACACGAAACGGATGGATGAACTGGCTGGGCTCTTTTATAAAAGCGGCTACAACATCGGCGAACTGATGGAGCATATCCTGACGGCCGACTGGTTTTACGATCCTAAAAACGTCGGTGCTCATATCAAATCGCCGGTCGAGCTGCTGGCCGGGATGCGCCATACGCTGGGCGTAACGTTCGATCAGCCGCAACCGCAGATTTTTGTGCAGCGCACCTTAGGCCAGGTTCTGTTTTACCCGCCGAACGTGGCGGGTTGGCCAGGGGGCAAAAACTGGATTGATTCGTCGAGTCTGCTGTTTCGGATGCAGTTGCCGGGCTATGTCCTGAAAGCCGCCGACGTGCTGGTGCGACCCAAAGAGGACGGTGACGTCAATACCGAGTCGCTGGCTCGTAAAGGCGGCCAGAATTTTCGTACGACGGTCAACTGGACCGATTTTGAAGCTTCGTTTGCCAAAACGCCGGAGGCTGATCTGCCCGATGCGCTGGCCGTTACGTTGCTTCCATTCCCGCTCCGGCCCGATCAGCGAACACTTATCGAAACTCAGGTAAAAACCGCTCAGACTCGTTCTGAACGGGTTCGGACTATAACAACGGCTCTGATGAGCCTGCCGGAATATCAACTGACTTAATCTTTGTTCAGCCTTACGTATGAACCGCAGAGACTTTCTTAAAAACTCCGCCCTCACAACGGCCGGGACAATGCTGATCCCGCACTTTCTGAAGGCTTACGAAACCTTAGCGATGGGCCAGCTGATGGCGCCGTCGGGTAAAATTCTGGTAGTTGTCCAGCTTTCAGGCGGCAACGACGGGCTGAATACGGTTATCCCATACCGGAATGATATTTATTATCGTGAACGGCCGACTATCGCGATTCAGCCGGATAACGTTTTGCCGTTGACGGATGAAATTGGCCTGCACCCGGCTATGGGGCCGCTTCGGGCGCTCTATGACGAGGGCCTGCTGACGGTTATCAACAATGTGGGCTATCCAAACCCGGACCGATCACACTTCCGGTCGATGGACATCTGGCACACGGCCAGCGACTCGAATCAGTACCTGCAAACGGGCTGGGTAGGGCGGTATCTGGATGCGTCCTGTGCCGGAAAAGAGCAGCAGCCGTTCCGAACGATTGAAGTCGATGATACGCTTAGTCTGGCCCTGAAAGGCGAAGAATTGAACGGACTGGCTGTGCTGGACGCGAAAAAGCTGTATAACCAAACCCGAAGCGGGCTGGTGACGGGACTACGTAAAACATCGGTTCAGCCGGATCATGACCATGCCCCGCATGAATCGGTTGCGTACCTCTATAAGACGCTGGCCGAAACCGTTTCGTCGGCGGAGTACGTGTATGATAAAGCCAAACAGGCTACCGGTGGCATTAAAAGCAGTCCGACAACTTATCCGAACCATGAACTGGGCCACCGGCTTCGAACGGTGGCGCAGCTGATTCAGTCGGGTGTTGGAACAAGCGTGTATTACGTGTCGATCAGCGGATTTGATACGCACATCAACCAGCCGGGTCAGCAACAGCGGCTATTGGGGCAGTATGCAGAAGCCGTTGGCGCGTTCATGACCGACCTGAAAACGGCCGGTCGGCAGAACGACGTCCTGTTGATGACCTTCTCCGAGTTTGGTCGGCGCGTCAGGCAGAACGCCAGCAACGGCACGGACCACGGTACAGCCAACAACGTATTTCTAATTGGTGGTGGGTTACCATCGCGCCGGGTGTTGAACGAAGCGCCAAATCTAACCAGCCTGACTGATGGCGATCTGCTGTATTCTGTTGACTTTCGGCAAATCTATGCTACGCTACTTCGTGACTATCTGGGTGCCGACGACGTAGCAATTCTGGGTCGCAGGTTTGAGCCATTGAAGTTTGTATAACGAACGTACAGCTACTATCGTGGCTATGCAGTCTATACCGACTGACTCGAATGAATAAGGAATTGGCTAATAGGAGGTATATAATAAATTTTACCCCGCAAACCGTCAACTTGTCGCCCAATCTACGTTATTTCGCAAACAGCCAATTTTTTAGTCTTCTGAATGGTAGGTATTATTATGGGCAGCCTCTCCGACCGCAAGGTCATGCAGGAGGCCGCCGACATCCTGACTGCGTTGGGCGTAACGTGGGAGATGGACATCGTTTCTGCGCACCGCACGCCCGAAAAAATGGTCGAGTATGCTAAGTCCGCCCGCGATCGCGGCCTGAAAGTTATCATCGCCGGCGCAGGCGGAGCGGCTCACCTGCCGGGTATGGTGGCTTCGCTGACTACCCTGCCCGTAATTGGTGTTCCGGTAAAATCCAGCAATTCCATTGATGGCTGGGATTCCATCCTGTCTATTCTGCAAATGCCCGCCGGTGTACCCGTGGCCACTATGGCGCTCGACGGGGCCCGCAACGCCGGGATTCTTGCCGCGCAGATCGTCGGTACATTTGACGTAACGGTCGCTCAGAACCTCGCCCGGTTTAAGGAAGAGTTGAAAGAAAAAGTGGCGGATATGAGCCGCCAGCTAACCACGCCCTAACTCCTGTACACCATGGAAGCGGAAAATCAAACCACAAACCCTCGCTCGGCCGGAAGTTCCAGCCTGCCCGCCCTCACGCTTATCGTGCTGGTTGGCCTGATTGCTGCTCTGCTCTACGTAGGTTACGAGTACGTCTCCGACGATACGAATGGTTATGATGAGTTAACGAATGTAGCACTCGATACAACCTCGCAGCAGCCGCTGGCCCAGGAAGATCCCGAAATGCTGATGGCTCCCCAGGAAGCCGATACGTCGTCGCAGCCTGCACCGGTTGATCTTTCGCAGGCAACTCCGCCAGCCGATGCGCCCGAAGCCAATCCGCTGGCCGAAGAAGTAGCCGCAGCGAACCGCGAAACTACCGAAGGAAAGCCGGCTCCCGCCGAAAAAACGGCAGCCGAAAAGACAGTGGAGAAGCCTAAGGAAATCAGAAAAGAAGAAAAATCAGTTGCTGAGAAGTCGAAAACTGAAAAGCCGAAGACCGAAGTCGCCGTTACGAAGCCCAAAATCAAACCGGGGGGGGTGTCGAGTTCTTATAAAGTTGGCGCCGGTGAAACCTTCTATGGCGTAGCGAACCGCTATAATATGAAACTTAGTACGCTGAAAGCGATGAATCCGGGCGTATCCGAAAGCGATATTAAAGCGGGCGTTACAACGCTAAAGGTAAAAGCAATGGCTGTGCACACAGTCGGACCGGGCGACGTATTGCGTGTGGTAGCTCAGAAATACGGTGTCAGCAAAGAAGCTCTGATGCGGGCCAATAAAAAGCAGAAAGACATTGCGACACGGGGCGAGAAATTGATAATTCCGTACCCTGAAAAGCAGTAAGCAACCCTTTATTTCTTTTCATACACCAGCCCAACTGTAAACCGAAGGTCGTTGTTTCTGCGGCCGGGCACCACCAGACTTTCATAGGCGTTCGCCAGGGTAGAGCGCAGACTGACTACGGACGTTAATTTCATCTGGAGACTCAGGCTGGCGTTCCACCGCACGTTGTGAGTACCAAGGGCAGGCTGATAAAAGGCTGTGTGCGTGATCGTCAGCCGATCTTTGTCAACGGTGTATTCACCAAACAATCGCGCCGAGTTTCGGAATATACTAATGTCGCGGAGTTCGACAAAATCTGTGTATTCGTGAAGCAGCACATTGGTAATGGAGATATAGGCGCGTTTACGGTTCACCAGTTTATACCCCGCTCCGCCTGCAATTGTCCAGCGTCGGTTAATCTGGCGCAGGTTACTCCGTTCAAAGGAACCAAAGCCCAGGTAATACAGCCTCTTTTCATGGCGGTAAGTGGTCCGGAAATCGCCGAACCATTCACGCTCAGCCAGCAGGCCGTTTTGTCGGCCATAGACAAACGAGGGTGAGGTTGATAGCTTAAAATAGTTGCTCAGCTCATAATCTACTGACCCGGCCAGTTGGAGCAGCGTGCGATTAATATTGCCACTTGTCAGTGTGCCATCGGCCGCAAAGCGGTAGCGAAACGTTGGTGTTACGGGTTCAGCCAATGCCGCTTTGGCCGCCACCTGACTACTATCCGTAGTGCTTGAATCGGTGGGGACACTGGTTTGCGTTGAGTCGGGCGTTGATGGTCGGAGCGGGTCAGGCTGTTCAACAATCTGAGCCGACAGATGGGTTGTAAAGAGAAAAAAGAAACTTACTAGTGAAAATAAGCGAACATTTTTCATAAACTGCTGAGCTGGTAAGGCCCGCAACATAGGAAAAAAGTCTAGATTTGGCCGACTACCGGTTAGTCTATTTATTCGATCGCGTTACCATAAGCCTCCATTCTGTATGACTCGCTGGGGAATTTTAGGACCGGGCCGCATTGCCCACAAATTTGCGCAGGATCTGCTCACGGTGCCTGGTGCTCAACTTTACGCGGTTGCGTCCTCAGACCAGCAACGGGCCGATGAGTTTGCGCAGCAATACGGTGCCACCCATGCTTTTGGAAGCTACGACGGTCTGCTGACACTCCCGGATCTGGATGTGGTGTATGTGGCAACCCCCCACGTCAAGCATCACGAAAATGCGTTGATGATGCTCAATGGTGGTGTTGCTGTGCTGGGAGAGAAACCCTTCGCAATGAATTCCGGGCAGGTTAGGGAAATGGTGGATACGGCGCGGGCGAAGCAGGTATTTCTAATGGAAGCTCTCTGGAGCCGTTTTATGCCAGGCATCGAGCAGGCGTTAAAATTAATCCAGTCGGGCGCTATTGGTAAGGTAGTTTCGGTCAAGGCCGACTTTGGCTTTAAGGCCCCATTCCTGCCGGAGAAACGCCTGTTCAACAAAGCCTTGGGCGGAGGTTCATTGCTCGACATTGGCATCTATCCGCTATTTTTATCTTACCTGATTTTAGGAAAGCCAACGGCTATCAAAGCGTTTGCAACCCTGGGCACAACGGGTGTCGATGAACAATGTGGCATGCTGCTATCGTATGCAAATGGGGAATTAGCCTTACTGGACAGCACCTTACTGGCGCAAACCGAAACGGCCGCTCTGATCTACGGCGAAGAGGGCCATATTCAGATTCATAGTCGGTTTCACGAGACGAAGGGATTAACGCTTACGGTGAATGATCAGGCGCCAACTACGTTTGAGTTTGATCGCAGCACGTTTGGCTATGATTATGAAGCGCGGCACGTAATGGACTGCTTGGCTGATGGATTAACAGAAAGCCCGCTCTGGTCGCTCGACGACAGTCTGAATCTTATGTCCCTGCTGGATGCCATAAGAGCCGAAGCCGGAATAGTGTATGAATAAGTCAGCATGCTGACCAGCAGAGACGGGTAGCTGTAGCGCCTGCTTACGTTCGAACGCGCTACGTCCTGTCATTTCTCCTTACCTTTGTGGCATGACTGATCGCTATGCCCAGCGCGGAGTTTCCGCCAGTAAAGAAGACGTTCATAACGCCATCGCCGAGCTCGACAAAGGCCTTTTTCCGAAAGCCTTCTGCAAGATTGTCCCCGACACCTTAGCCGGTGACCCGGATTTCTGCACCATAATGCATGCTGATGGAGCCGGAACTAAATCGTCGTTGGCTTATTTGTACTGGCGTGAAACCGGCGATCTGAGCGTCTGGCGGGGAATTGCGCAGGACGCCGTTGTGATGAACACCGACGATCTGATCTGCGTTGGCGCAACCGGCCCAATGCTGCTGTCTTCTACTATCGGGCGTAACAAAAATCTGATTCCGGGCGAGGTCATTGCCGAAATCATTAACGGCACCGAAGAAGTGCTGCAGATGCTACGGGATCACGGTATTGAGATTTACAGCACGGGTGGTGAAACTGCCGACGTTGGCGATCTTGTCCGGACTATCATTGTGGACAGCACTGTTATCGCCCGGATGCGACGCGATCAGGTTATTAGTAACGACCGGATTCAGGCGGGCGATGTTATTGTCGGACTGGCGTCGTTTGGGCAGGCAACCTACGAAACGCAGTACAACGGCGGCATGGGCAGTAATGGACTCACTTCGGCCCGCCATGATGTACTGGCGCACTACCTGGCCGACCGCTATCCCGAAAGCTTCGACCCCGCCATAGACCGTAATCTAATTTATAGCGGCTCACGACAGTTAACCGATGTGGTTGAACAAACTGGGCTGAACGTCGGTCAGCTTATTCTTTCGCCAACGCGCACCTATGCCCCCGTTGCAAAAACGCTGCTCGACGAGCTTCGGCCGTACATTCACGGAATGGTGCATTGTTCCGGTGGGGCACAGACCAAAGTGCTGCATTTTATTGATAATCTGCACGTAATAAAAAATAACCTGTTTCCAGTACCTCCTTTGTTTGAGATTATTCAGGCCGAGAGTAACACAAGCTGGCAGGAAATGTACAAAGTTTTCAATATGGGCCACCGGCTGGAAGTATATCTTTCTGAAGCGTACGCACAGCAGGTAATCGACGTAAGCCGCTCGTTCGGGATCGACGCGCAGGTAATTGGGCATGTCGAAGCCTATCAGGGAAAGAGAGTAACTATAGTTACTAAAATGGGTACATTTTTCTACTAATCCTTTGTAAATAAGCCAACTGTAAATACATTGCGGGCGTAACTTGTACCACACTTAAACATAGCCCGTTTGTGAAGAAAATCTACACGATTTGTCTTTGGCTCACCTTTATCTTCACTGCAAAAGCGCAGACAACCCACTTTCAACAAAATTTTTCAGCCGGAGGAACACCAGCCAGTTATACAGCCACTTCGCCCAACAATACGCAGTTTAACGCCCTGGCTGGTCTAAATCCGGTTATCACCAATAACGCTGTTCAATTCACAAGGCCTACGGACAGTGGGACCGGCTACATGCATCGTTCCGCTAATTTTGCTGGCCCGCCTACTTCACTACATGTTCAGTTCACCTTTGAGGTAGTATCGCACGACCCCGCGATAGCTGGAACAAGCGCTGTTATCTTTTATGTTGGCACTAACTTTAGTGCGTATCAAGGCCCTCAAAACCCAGATGTTGCTGATACGTATGCGCGGTTAGGCTTTAATTTACCCAACACTACATCGGGTCAGTTTCAGCTTAGAGCATCACCGCAGGGTGGCGGTAATGGCGGCACAAACAGCGCTGCCTTTTCAGGGCGGCAGACAATTACGTTCGCCATGAACAATACCGGAAGTAATAACTTCAACTATGTGTCGCCCACTGGATCATTGGAGGCATTGCCCAACGATACATACGATGTCTGGGTTGGCAATACAAAAGTTTTCAATGATTTACCCGTCCTGGTTCCCACCCAGCAGATTGCGAACTTTAAGTTTAGAATGAGTAACGGGGTTGGTGTCGTGCAGATTGGGAACATCCTTATGCGCGACATCGCTCAGGCCCTTCCTGTTGAACTGCTTTCATTTACGGCTAAACCTCAGGGCCAGCAGGTGCAGCTTGCCTGGGCCACTACCTCCGAGCGCAATGCCGATCGGTTTGAAGTGCAGCGCAGCCACGATCTAGGCGAGTTTCTGACTCTTGGCGAGGTCAGAGCCAAAGGCAATACCGATTTACGTCAGTACTACGGTCTGGTTGACGAGCGGCCGTTGGACCAGAGCAACTATTACCGGTTAAAACAGGTGGATCAGGACGGCACGGCGCATTACTCAAAAGTTGTGTCGGTCGTCATGGATAACCTGACTCCCGCTTTCGAAATACTGGGCAATCCGACCGATGGGCATAGCATTTATGCCGCCGTTCGGAATCTGGCCGGAGCGACGTATCGTCTGACTACTCTGGCCGGGCGCGACCTGTCCATGACTAACCAGATCCAAACCGACGGTTCGGTAGTTCTAACGCCTGCTCATCCACTTTCTTCTGGCATGTATCTGCTCGAAGCCAGCGCTGGCTCGAAGCGATTAGTACAGAAGGTAGTCATCCGTTAATAAGCTCAGCACTTGATTTCTTGTCCCAATACAGTAGCCCATACGGTATGGGTAGTCTTTTTATGAAATTCTTTTCTCTACTGTTAAGCTTACTGATTGCAAACAGCGCATTAGCTCAAACCTG is from Spirosoma taeanense and encodes:
- a CDS encoding S8 family serine peptidase — encoded protein: MQRHLQYLFSLAILLAANQLTAQPLPQYSAQQQARQGALLQTIQQYRSENYQQALTEALRQNRPISERRPDGNVLKLRGINNRGELLYDVTHSTTRAAQSTHTSALYAGGSLGLSLSGSTLKDKLAIWDGGKVFNTHVEFSNGNAGSRVTQVDNSSTLDLHATHVAGILMAAGVNTQVKGMAFGTNLRAYDFTNDDAEMGAAASNLLVSNHSYGAQSGWVYNDSRAGTVKWEWWGDTTVSATEDYKFGFYNSDARSWDDIAHNAPYYLIVKSAGNNHGENGPGPGQLHYVINRRVYSSATRNNQDGYDQISTYGTAKNILSVGAVSNLSSGYNQPSDVNLADFSSWGPTDDGRIKPDIVGVGVNVLSTSSDNANAYATLSGTSMASPNVAGSVLLLQELFAQRNNGRYLRSATLKGLVLHTADEAGNAPGPDYRNGWGILNDEKAGRVILNTDQSHLLDERTLNQGDKYTLPVIASGRGPLIVTICWTDPAATASVPSATTLNDRTPKLVNDLDIRVSDGSRTTLPWILDPNNPANPATRGDNIRDNVEQIVIDNPVPGRTYTLSISHKGTLSGNSQDYGLLISGIGGKAYCSSAATSTGGVKISRVQFGGIDQPGPADCSTAYVDFTQTVTTIQVGQQIPLTITPATCGTWKSAYLKAFADWNLDGDFDDANETVTTSNLLANPTPFISAVTVPASISNGQLIPLRIVLTEAANAGNVSACVSTGQTQDFLLKAVQTANDVGALALVSPEANFCGQTGSAITVAVRLRNYGTADQHNVPVTVRVTDVSNTEVASLTGTVATLLAFRESQLTLNTPTGINLAAGQTYRFTITTNLGSDQNGTNNTLTEIRTTAGAPTNGLFSATRCGSDTAISLRNTGGGTAFWYDAPTGGNLLAAGNQIALRSLPATGQFYAVLNEFSGTVGPVDKKVFGGGSYSGNFGPAPLISTLVPLTLESARLYIGTAGKLTFTVRKYDNAAVSSVTLDVTPTRNQSLTATSNGQLVDDPNDPGAVYALNLRIPQAGDYKITIEYDEGASIFRSNAGVTGFPYRLTTQTGQPVLSIKGSLFNNGTTTDTLRTAWYYFYNLKVRSLDCPGPQRTAVAPTAGTAATATITPDGSTSVCQGSSLTLRANTGTGLSYQWFRDGQTISGATSSTLSISTSGSYAVQVANSCLPVLSATVPVAVRTALTPLISVNNFTLTSNATSGVQWLLNGLPIAGAINPTYTVVQTGRYSVRGSVNGCGEAISEEVYLAILAAEPEPDDVLLTVYPNPTTRQLTISLSAPYSGQQLPMARFVDLRGLTVRTVMLQREGKSYSATVDVTDLPAGAFFVVVGDDQTQTVRVRRIHKQ
- the purE gene encoding 5-(carboxyamino)imidazole ribonucleotide mutase; the protein is MVGIIMGSLSDRKVMQEAADILTALGVTWEMDIVSAHRTPEKMVEYAKSARDRGLKVIIAGAGGAAHLPGMVASLTTLPVIGVPVKSSNSIDGWDSILSILQMPAGVPVATMALDGARNAGILAAQIVGTFDVTVAQNLARFKEELKEKVADMSRQLTTP
- a CDS encoding LysM peptidoglycan-binding domain-containing protein, which codes for MEAENQTTNPRSAGSSSLPALTLIVLVGLIAALLYVGYEYVSDDTNGYDELTNVALDTTSQQPLAQEDPEMLMAPQEADTSSQPAPVDLSQATPPADAPEANPLAEEVAAANRETTEGKPAPAEKTAAEKTVEKPKEIRKEEKSVAEKSKTEKPKTEVAVTKPKIKPGGVSSSYKVGAGETFYGVANRYNMKLSTLKAMNPGVSESDIKAGVTTLKVKAMAVHTVGPGDVLRVVAQKYGVSKEALMRANKKQKDIATRGEKLIIPYPEKQ
- a CDS encoding DUF1800 domain-containing protein is translated as MNFYAEPHFRDVSRVRYLLNRAAFGGTPSELANLSRQPLRKVVRQLLNTNAAVTNLQVVEPEENVSKRRLKGMMRAGQLDRQVLKEQIRQNAERVRDLNLQWLDRMASGTGALREKMALFWHGHFACRTMGKNPLFMQQYANTLRQHALGRFGDLLMAVSQEPAMLQFLNNQQNRKNAPNENFAREVMELFTLGRGNYSEQDIKEAARAFTGWQFTPEGQFVFHERVHDEGEKTIFSKTGAFKGEDVIAMLLENSQTARFITRKIYRFFVNETEDTKRMDELAGLFYKSGYNIGELMEHILTADWFYDPKNVGAHIKSPVELLAGMRHTLGVTFDQPQPQIFVQRTLGQVLFYPPNVAGWPGGKNWIDSSSLLFRMQLPGYVLKAADVLVRPKEDGDVNTESLARKGGQNFRTTVNWTDFEASFAKTPEADLPDALAVTLLPFPLRPDQRTLIETQVKTAQTRSERVRTITTALMSLPEYQLT
- a CDS encoding DUF1501 domain-containing protein, with protein sequence MNRRDFLKNSALTTAGTMLIPHFLKAYETLAMGQLMAPSGKILVVVQLSGGNDGLNTVIPYRNDIYYRERPTIAIQPDNVLPLTDEIGLHPAMGPLRALYDEGLLTVINNVGYPNPDRSHFRSMDIWHTASDSNQYLQTGWVGRYLDASCAGKEQQPFRTIEVDDTLSLALKGEELNGLAVLDAKKLYNQTRSGLVTGLRKTSVQPDHDHAPHESVAYLYKTLAETVSSAEYVYDKAKQATGGIKSSPTTYPNHELGHRLRTVAQLIQSGVGTSVYYVSISGFDTHINQPGQQQRLLGQYAEAVGAFMTDLKTAGRQNDVLLMTFSEFGRRVRQNASNGTDHGTANNVFLIGGGLPSRRVLNEAPNLTSLTDGDLLYSVDFRQIYATLLRDYLGADDVAILGRRFEPLKFV